The following proteins are encoded in a genomic region of Montipora foliosa isolate CH-2021 chromosome 10, ASM3666993v2, whole genome shotgun sequence:
- the LOC137973242 gene encoding E3 ubiquitin-protein ligase TRIM71-like, with amino-acid sequence MCSQQYHEDQHLEFYCEDCKVLICHKCTVVSLDRHSKRDTQKAAQEQKMQMADAVAKVTAEIVRYESKIKKQTDLRNKNKIEILNEEKKMGNTVEKLIRNLREHERKMKDKFREIYEAEQKHHAARLENFELVVTQLKSCFERCQSILERNFSVEILQTNHAILGRCNELLNVRKPDLFMSPHIHYLLDKKLDLMDKVVVTKTDASKCLAEGQDSKEVKERKETYFIIVTNDSEGFQCYQQDDKIKVDILTPEGEQLKTDIKDTKDGKYTVTYTPQCAGQHRLEILVNGQPLTGSPWIVQVDQHQYQFAFQFGSGEGKFRREIKLDGRPSSVAFTDSGDLLTLVRESDNKPRLFSEKGHFIKHINDKHLDKLGRLSIASDGLIIITDCGDNKIKVLSLMGMTCSNPSVPQIVMNPHPALFVTRTDSLFLISLLIV; translated from the coding sequence ATGTGTTCACAGCAATATCATGAAGATCAACACCTCGAATTTTACTGCGAAGACTGTAAAGTTCTGATTTGCCATAAATGTACTGTAGTTAGTCTTGATCGACACTCTAAGAGAGACACTCAGAAAGctgcacaagaacaaaagatgcaaatggCCGACGCTGTAGCCAAAGTGACAGCAGAAATTGTCAGATATGAGAgtaaaattaagaaacaaactgatctcagaaacaaaaacaaaattgaaattttgaacgAGGAAAAGAAAATGGGAAACACTGTGGAAAAATTGATTCGTAATTTGCGAGAACACGAGAGGAAAATGAAGGACAAGTTTCGTGAAATTTATGAAGCGGAACAAAAACATCATGCAGCGCGACTGGAAAACTTCGAGCTGGTTGTCACCCAGCTGAAAAGCTGCTTCGAACGCTGCCAGAGTATCTTAGAAAGGAACTTCAGCGTCGaaattctacaaacaaatcacgCCATCCTCGGACGTTGTAATGAACTGTTAAATGTAAGAAAACCCGATCTTTTTATGTCGCCACATATCCATTACTTGCTGGATAAGAAATTGGATCTTATGGATAAAGTTGTTGTTACCAAGACTGATGCGTCAAAGTGCTTAGCTGAAGGTCAAGACAGCAAGGAagtaaaagaaaggaaggagaCATATTTCATAATTGTTACAAATGATTCAGAAGGATTTCAATGTTATCAACAAGATGATAAAATCAAAGTCGACATATTGACTCCAGAAGGTGAGCAACTAAAAACAGACATTAAAGACACCAAAGACGGCAAATACACAGTGACATACACACCACAGTGTGCCGGACAACACAGATTAGAGATTCTCGTTAATGGACAGCCGCTGACTGGTAGTCCTTGGATTGTGCAGGTTGATCAGCATCAATATCAATTTGCCTTTCAGTTTGGTTCAGGTGAAGGAAAGTTTCGAAGGGAGATAAAACTTGATGGTCGACCTTCGTCGGTTGCATTTACAGACTCTGGTGACCTGCTGACTTTAGTTCGCGAAAGCGACAATAAGCCTCGTCTGTTTAGTGAGAAGGGTCATTTCATCAAACACATCAATGATAAACATCTTGATAAACTAGGTCGCCTTTCCATTGCGAGTGATGGTCTTATAATCATAACTGACTGTGGGGACAACAAAATCAAGGTCCTCTCCCTGATGGGAATGACTTGCTCCAATCCTTCAGTGCCCCAGATTGTGATGAATCCCCATCCTGCCCTATTTGTCACCAGGACAGATTCTTTGTTTCTTATCTCCTTGCTAATTGTGTGA